Proteins encoded together in one Solanum lycopersicum chromosome 7, SLM_r2.1 window:
- the LOC101252903 gene encoding putative cyclin-B3-1 isoform X2, with translation MGKLNSQKHKSIQNGGIRELKIYEEADKIKYQSRDSLSSRCKGKSGVLSMIDVQTSQKNLKSDIKNEEKTKEKCSTSVKIFVKRKVLTDISNIRGNSLRTKSYNSSKLVDSNDKWSRITNNSSRNFIMGNVRTNMNGATGDEEILTRAPFKDTKASFEGPKTKIQGRKSVTIGIRRSLLTLQQVNVDDTNYKEKGNLRRNLSGATGDRQILTQAPFKAVKAPFDGPKTKTQGSKSATIGIRTTGRNALPPSRRSLPVLEQVNTKGTHNKAKENPKELEKGKGINGVPVLAKLKAAGDVLPQLSNHNNIRRNRVSDASARMAPKGHTKAEIGALRKKSVKTVLKISARGLNSQPFSKSSSMSNVHKCTSRVAIPYKRLEDVSTSSLSKYATSDISAEQPHQKEVVSSSNGSLDTPECSIARRKSYRRKSFTCLLMARSKFLKEQCGSVKLENLSNIYDNCNHLEVTEYVDDIYLYYWVIEAQNQPIKNYMEIQKEITPQMRGILINWLIEVHLKFDLMQEALFLMVTLLDYYLSLVRVKKNDLQLVGLTSLFLASKYEDLWHPRIIDLLSISGESYTRDQMLDMEKDILRKLKFRLNAATPYVFMLRLLKAAQADTRFEHLAFYLIELCLVEYEALNYKPSMLCASAIYVARCTMQVMPAWTPLLGMHARYQESQLRQCAEMILRFHKSATTALLKVTHEKYMCSSNGKVASIRPLESLP, from the exons ATG GGTAAACTGAACTCCCAGAAACATAAATCCATCCAAAACG GTGGAATTAGAGAACTTAAGATTTACGAAGAGGCAGATAAGATAAAATACCAAAGCCGTGATTCTCTCAGCAGTCGGTGCAA GGGAAAGTCTGGTGTGCTTAGCATGATTGATGTGCAGACAAGTCAGAAGAACTTGAAG AGTGATATTAAGAACGAAGAGAAGACAAAAGAGAAATGCAGCACTTCTG TTAAGATATTTGTCAAAAGAAAAGTATTGACTGATATCAGCAATATCAGGGGCAACTCTTTGAGAACCAAATCATATAATAGTTCCAAACTGGT GGATTCAAATGATAAATGGTCAAGAATAACAAACAATTCATCAAGAAATTTTATCATG GGAAATGTGAGGACAAACATGAATGGAGCTACTGGTGATGAGGAAATCTTGACACGGG CACCATTCAAAGATACAAAAGCCTCCTTTGAAGGACCTAAGACCAAAATTCAAGGCCGTAAATCAGTTACCATTGGAATCAG GAGGTCTTTACTGACACTACAGCAGGTGAACGTTGACGATACAAACTATAAAGAGAAG GGAAACTTGAGGCGAAACCTGAGTGGAGCTACTGGTGACAGGCAAATTTTGACACAGG CACCATTCAAAGCTGTGAAAGCCCCCTTTGATGGGCCAAAGACAAAAACTCAAGGCAGTAAATCAGCTACCATTGGAATCAG GACAACTGGAAGGAATGCTCTACCGCCATCAAG GAGATCTTTACCAGTTCTAGAGCAGGTGAACACCAAGGGTACCCACAATAAAGCAAAG GAAAATCCCAAAGAGTTGGAGAAAGGCAAAGGAATAAATGGTGTTCCAG TTTTGGCAAAGCTTAAGGCTGCAGGGGATGTTTTACCACAGCTGAGCAACCACAACAACATCCGGAGAAATCGAGTTAGTGATGCCTCGGCAAGAAT GGCTCCAAAGGGTCACACTAAGGCGGAAATTGGGgcattaagaaaaaaatcagtCAAG ACAGTTCTGAAAATTAGTGCCAGAGGTCTCAATTCACAACCATTTTCAAAGTCAAGCTCCATGTCAAATGTGCACAAATGCACCTCTCGAGTTGCAATTCCATATAAAAGGCTGGAGGATGTTAGTACCTCTTCCCTGTCAAAATATGCAACATCAGATATTTCAGCTGAGCAACCTCATCAAAAGGAAGTTGTTTCTAGTAGTAATGGCAGCTTAGATACACCTGAATGTTCAATTGCCAGGAGGAAATCTTATCGTAGGAAGTCTTTTACGTGTTTACTGATGGCAAGGTCAAAG TTTCTCAAGGAGCAATGTGGAAGTGTAAAGCTGGAAAATTTGTCAAACATTTACGATAATTGCAATCATCTTGAAGTTACTGAATATGTTGATGACATCTATCTGTATTATTGGGTTATAGAG GCTCAGAATCAGCCTATCAAAAACTACATGGAGATTCAGAAGGAAATAACACCCCAAATGCGTGGCATATTGATCAACTGGCTTATTGAA GTTcatttgaaatttgatttgatGCAAGAAGCTCTATTTCTTATGGTTACACTACTGGACTACTACTTATCGTTAGTGAGGGTCAAGAAGAACGATCTGCAGCTAGTTGGCCTTACTTCACTGTTTTTGGCATCAAAATATGAAGACCTTTGGCATCCGAGG ATCATAGACTTACTAAGCATATCTGGGGAGTCATATACTAGAGATCAAATGCTGGATATG GAGAAGGATATCTTAAGGAAATTGAAGTTTCGCCTTAATGCAGCAACTCCTTATGTCTTCATGCTAAGGCTTCTTAAGGCTGCTCAAGCAGACACAAGG TTTGAACATTTGGCCTTTTACCTCATCGAGCTGTGCTTGGTTGAATACGAGGCTTTGAACTACAAGCCATCCATGCTTTGTGCATCAGCTATTTATGTGGCAAGATGTACGATGCAAGTAATGCCAGCCTGGACACCACTGCTGGGAATGCATGCACGTTATCAAGAATCCCAACTCAG ACAGTGTGCGGAAATGATCTTGCGGTTTCACAAGTCTGCAACAACAGCCCTGCTGAAAGTCACACATGAGAAATATATGTGTTCCAGCAACGGCAAAGTTGCATCAATAAGACCTTTGGAGAGTCTCCCTTAA
- the LOC101252903 gene encoding uncharacterized protein isoform X4 codes for MGKLNSQKHKSIQNGGIRELKIYEEADKIKYQSRDSLSSRCKGKSGVLSMIDVQTSQKNLKSDIKNEEKTKEKCSTSVKIFVKRKVLTDISNIRGNSLRTKSYNSSKLVDSNDKWSRITNNSSRNFIMGNVRTNMNGATGDEEILTRAPFKDTKASFEGPKTKIQGRKSVTIGIRSTRRNALPPSRRSLLTLQQVNVDDTNYKEKGNLRRNLSGATGDRQILTQAPFKAVKAPFDGPKTKTQGSKSATIGIRTTGRNALPPSRRSLPVLEQVNTKGTHNKAKENPKELEKGKGINGVPVLAKLKAAGDVLPQLSNHNNIRRNRVSDASARMAPKGHTKAEIGALRKKSVKTVLKISARGLNSQPFSKSSSMSNVHKCTSRVAIPYKRLEDVSTSSLSKYATSDISAEQPHQKEVVSSSNGSLDTPECSIARRKSYRRKSFTCLLMARSKFLKEQCGSVKLENLSNIYDNCNHLEVTEYVDDIYLYYWVIEAQNQPIKNYMEIQKEITPQMRGILINWLIEGFTCLV; via the exons ATG GGTAAACTGAACTCCCAGAAACATAAATCCATCCAAAACG GTGGAATTAGAGAACTTAAGATTTACGAAGAGGCAGATAAGATAAAATACCAAAGCCGTGATTCTCTCAGCAGTCGGTGCAA GGGAAAGTCTGGTGTGCTTAGCATGATTGATGTGCAGACAAGTCAGAAGAACTTGAAG AGTGATATTAAGAACGAAGAGAAGACAAAAGAGAAATGCAGCACTTCTG TTAAGATATTTGTCAAAAGAAAAGTATTGACTGATATCAGCAATATCAGGGGCAACTCTTTGAGAACCAAATCATATAATAGTTCCAAACTGGT GGATTCAAATGATAAATGGTCAAGAATAACAAACAATTCATCAAGAAATTTTATCATG GGAAATGTGAGGACAAACATGAATGGAGCTACTGGTGATGAGGAAATCTTGACACGGG CACCATTCAAAGATACAAAAGCCTCCTTTGAAGGACCTAAGACCAAAATTCAAGGCCGTAAATCAGTTACCATTGGAATCAG GTCAACTAGAAGGAATGCTCTACCGCCATCAAG GAGGTCTTTACTGACACTACAGCAGGTGAACGTTGACGATACAAACTATAAAGAGAAG GGAAACTTGAGGCGAAACCTGAGTGGAGCTACTGGTGACAGGCAAATTTTGACACAGG CACCATTCAAAGCTGTGAAAGCCCCCTTTGATGGGCCAAAGACAAAAACTCAAGGCAGTAAATCAGCTACCATTGGAATCAG GACAACTGGAAGGAATGCTCTACCGCCATCAAG GAGATCTTTACCAGTTCTAGAGCAGGTGAACACCAAGGGTACCCACAATAAAGCAAAG GAAAATCCCAAAGAGTTGGAGAAAGGCAAAGGAATAAATGGTGTTCCAG TTTTGGCAAAGCTTAAGGCTGCAGGGGATGTTTTACCACAGCTGAGCAACCACAACAACATCCGGAGAAATCGAGTTAGTGATGCCTCGGCAAGAAT GGCTCCAAAGGGTCACACTAAGGCGGAAATTGGGgcattaagaaaaaaatcagtCAAG ACAGTTCTGAAAATTAGTGCCAGAGGTCTCAATTCACAACCATTTTCAAAGTCAAGCTCCATGTCAAATGTGCACAAATGCACCTCTCGAGTTGCAATTCCATATAAAAGGCTGGAGGATGTTAGTACCTCTTCCCTGTCAAAATATGCAACATCAGATATTTCAGCTGAGCAACCTCATCAAAAGGAAGTTGTTTCTAGTAGTAATGGCAGCTTAGATACACCTGAATGTTCAATTGCCAGGAGGAAATCTTATCGTAGGAAGTCTTTTACGTGTTTACTGATGGCAAGGTCAAAG TTTCTCAAGGAGCAATGTGGAAGTGTAAAGCTGGAAAATTTGTCAAACATTTACGATAATTGCAATCATCTTGAAGTTACTGAATATGTTGATGACATCTATCTGTATTATTGGGTTATAGAG GCTCAGAATCAGCCTATCAAAAACTACATGGAGATTCAGAAGGAAATAACACCCCAAATGCGTGGCATATTGATCAACTGGCTTATTGAA GGTTTTACTTGTCTCGTCTAG
- the LOC101252903 gene encoding putative cyclin-B3-1 isoform X1, whose product MGKLNSQKHKSIQNGGIRELKIYEEADKIKYQSRDSLSSRCKGKSGVLSMIDVQTSQKNLKSDIKNEEKTKEKCSTSVKIFVKRKVLTDISNIRGNSLRTKSYNSSKLVDSNDKWSRITNNSSRNFIMGNVRTNMNGATGDEEILTRAPFKDTKASFEGPKTKIQGRKSVTIGIRSTRRNALPPSRRSLLTLQQVNVDDTNYKEKGNLRRNLSGATGDRQILTQAPFKAVKAPFDGPKTKTQGSKSATIGIRTTGRNALPPSRRSLPVLEQVNTKGTHNKAKENPKELEKGKGINGVPVLAKLKAAGDVLPQLSNHNNIRRNRVSDASARMAPKGHTKAEIGALRKKSVKTVLKISARGLNSQPFSKSSSMSNVHKCTSRVAIPYKRLEDVSTSSLSKYATSDISAEQPHQKEVVSSSNGSLDTPECSIARRKSYRRKSFTCLLMARSKFLKEQCGSVKLENLSNIYDNCNHLEVTEYVDDIYLYYWVIEAQNQPIKNYMEIQKEITPQMRGILINWLIEVHLKFDLMQEALFLMVTLLDYYLSLVRVKKNDLQLVGLTSLFLASKYEDLWHPRIIDLLSISGESYTRDQMLDMEKDILRKLKFRLNAATPYVFMLRLLKAAQADTRFEHLAFYLIELCLVEYEALNYKPSMLCASAIYVARCTMQVMPAWTPLLGMHARYQESQLRQCAEMILRFHKSATTALLKVTHEKYMCSSNGKVASIRPLESLP is encoded by the exons ATG GGTAAACTGAACTCCCAGAAACATAAATCCATCCAAAACG GTGGAATTAGAGAACTTAAGATTTACGAAGAGGCAGATAAGATAAAATACCAAAGCCGTGATTCTCTCAGCAGTCGGTGCAA GGGAAAGTCTGGTGTGCTTAGCATGATTGATGTGCAGACAAGTCAGAAGAACTTGAAG AGTGATATTAAGAACGAAGAGAAGACAAAAGAGAAATGCAGCACTTCTG TTAAGATATTTGTCAAAAGAAAAGTATTGACTGATATCAGCAATATCAGGGGCAACTCTTTGAGAACCAAATCATATAATAGTTCCAAACTGGT GGATTCAAATGATAAATGGTCAAGAATAACAAACAATTCATCAAGAAATTTTATCATG GGAAATGTGAGGACAAACATGAATGGAGCTACTGGTGATGAGGAAATCTTGACACGGG CACCATTCAAAGATACAAAAGCCTCCTTTGAAGGACCTAAGACCAAAATTCAAGGCCGTAAATCAGTTACCATTGGAATCAG GTCAACTAGAAGGAATGCTCTACCGCCATCAAG GAGGTCTTTACTGACACTACAGCAGGTGAACGTTGACGATACAAACTATAAAGAGAAG GGAAACTTGAGGCGAAACCTGAGTGGAGCTACTGGTGACAGGCAAATTTTGACACAGG CACCATTCAAAGCTGTGAAAGCCCCCTTTGATGGGCCAAAGACAAAAACTCAAGGCAGTAAATCAGCTACCATTGGAATCAG GACAACTGGAAGGAATGCTCTACCGCCATCAAG GAGATCTTTACCAGTTCTAGAGCAGGTGAACACCAAGGGTACCCACAATAAAGCAAAG GAAAATCCCAAAGAGTTGGAGAAAGGCAAAGGAATAAATGGTGTTCCAG TTTTGGCAAAGCTTAAGGCTGCAGGGGATGTTTTACCACAGCTGAGCAACCACAACAACATCCGGAGAAATCGAGTTAGTGATGCCTCGGCAAGAAT GGCTCCAAAGGGTCACACTAAGGCGGAAATTGGGgcattaagaaaaaaatcagtCAAG ACAGTTCTGAAAATTAGTGCCAGAGGTCTCAATTCACAACCATTTTCAAAGTCAAGCTCCATGTCAAATGTGCACAAATGCACCTCTCGAGTTGCAATTCCATATAAAAGGCTGGAGGATGTTAGTACCTCTTCCCTGTCAAAATATGCAACATCAGATATTTCAGCTGAGCAACCTCATCAAAAGGAAGTTGTTTCTAGTAGTAATGGCAGCTTAGATACACCTGAATGTTCAATTGCCAGGAGGAAATCTTATCGTAGGAAGTCTTTTACGTGTTTACTGATGGCAAGGTCAAAG TTTCTCAAGGAGCAATGTGGAAGTGTAAAGCTGGAAAATTTGTCAAACATTTACGATAATTGCAATCATCTTGAAGTTACTGAATATGTTGATGACATCTATCTGTATTATTGGGTTATAGAG GCTCAGAATCAGCCTATCAAAAACTACATGGAGATTCAGAAGGAAATAACACCCCAAATGCGTGGCATATTGATCAACTGGCTTATTGAA GTTcatttgaaatttgatttgatGCAAGAAGCTCTATTTCTTATGGTTACACTACTGGACTACTACTTATCGTTAGTGAGGGTCAAGAAGAACGATCTGCAGCTAGTTGGCCTTACTTCACTGTTTTTGGCATCAAAATATGAAGACCTTTGGCATCCGAGG ATCATAGACTTACTAAGCATATCTGGGGAGTCATATACTAGAGATCAAATGCTGGATATG GAGAAGGATATCTTAAGGAAATTGAAGTTTCGCCTTAATGCAGCAACTCCTTATGTCTTCATGCTAAGGCTTCTTAAGGCTGCTCAAGCAGACACAAGG TTTGAACATTTGGCCTTTTACCTCATCGAGCTGTGCTTGGTTGAATACGAGGCTTTGAACTACAAGCCATCCATGCTTTGTGCATCAGCTATTTATGTGGCAAGATGTACGATGCAAGTAATGCCAGCCTGGACACCACTGCTGGGAATGCATGCACGTTATCAAGAATCCCAACTCAG ACAGTGTGCGGAAATGATCTTGCGGTTTCACAAGTCTGCAACAACAGCCCTGCTGAAAGTCACACATGAGAAATATATGTGTTCCAGCAACGGCAAAGTTGCATCAATAAGACCTTTGGAGAGTCTCCCTTAA
- the LOC101252903 gene encoding uncharacterized protein isoform X3: protein MGKLNSQKHKSIQNGGIRELKIYEEADKIKYQSRDSLSSRCKGKSGVLSMIDVQTSQKNLKSDIKNEEKTKEKCSTSVKIFVKRKVLTDISNIRGNSLRTKSYNSSKLVDSNDKWSRITNNSSRNFIMGNVRTNMNGATGDEEILTRAPFKDTKASFEGPKTKIQGRKSVTIGIRSTRRNALPPSRRSLLTLQQVNVDDTNYKEKGNLRRNLSGATGDRQILTQAPFKAVKAPFDGPKTKTQGSKSATIGIRTTGRNALPPSRRSLPVLEQVNTKGTHNKAKENPKELEKGKGINGVPVLAKLKAAGDVLPQLSNHNNIRRNRVSDASARMAPKGHTKAEIGALRKKSVKTVLKISARGLNSQPFSKSSSMSNVHKCTSRVAIPYKRLEDVSTSSLSKYATSDISAEQPHQKEVVSSSNGSLDTPECSIARRKSYRRKSFTCLLMARSKFLKEQCGSVKLENLSNIYDNCNHLEVTEYVDDIYLYYWVIEAQNQPIKNYMEIQKEITPQMRGILINWLIEVHLKFDLMQEALFLMVTLLDYYLSLVRVKKNDLQLVGLTSLFLASKYEDLWHPRIIDLLSISGESYTRDQMLDMMRWTHTSTWYLMISEHAKVLRSNLTATQIKKNFHVLDP from the exons ATG GGTAAACTGAACTCCCAGAAACATAAATCCATCCAAAACG GTGGAATTAGAGAACTTAAGATTTACGAAGAGGCAGATAAGATAAAATACCAAAGCCGTGATTCTCTCAGCAGTCGGTGCAA GGGAAAGTCTGGTGTGCTTAGCATGATTGATGTGCAGACAAGTCAGAAGAACTTGAAG AGTGATATTAAGAACGAAGAGAAGACAAAAGAGAAATGCAGCACTTCTG TTAAGATATTTGTCAAAAGAAAAGTATTGACTGATATCAGCAATATCAGGGGCAACTCTTTGAGAACCAAATCATATAATAGTTCCAAACTGGT GGATTCAAATGATAAATGGTCAAGAATAACAAACAATTCATCAAGAAATTTTATCATG GGAAATGTGAGGACAAACATGAATGGAGCTACTGGTGATGAGGAAATCTTGACACGGG CACCATTCAAAGATACAAAAGCCTCCTTTGAAGGACCTAAGACCAAAATTCAAGGCCGTAAATCAGTTACCATTGGAATCAG GTCAACTAGAAGGAATGCTCTACCGCCATCAAG GAGGTCTTTACTGACACTACAGCAGGTGAACGTTGACGATACAAACTATAAAGAGAAG GGAAACTTGAGGCGAAACCTGAGTGGAGCTACTGGTGACAGGCAAATTTTGACACAGG CACCATTCAAAGCTGTGAAAGCCCCCTTTGATGGGCCAAAGACAAAAACTCAAGGCAGTAAATCAGCTACCATTGGAATCAG GACAACTGGAAGGAATGCTCTACCGCCATCAAG GAGATCTTTACCAGTTCTAGAGCAGGTGAACACCAAGGGTACCCACAATAAAGCAAAG GAAAATCCCAAAGAGTTGGAGAAAGGCAAAGGAATAAATGGTGTTCCAG TTTTGGCAAAGCTTAAGGCTGCAGGGGATGTTTTACCACAGCTGAGCAACCACAACAACATCCGGAGAAATCGAGTTAGTGATGCCTCGGCAAGAAT GGCTCCAAAGGGTCACACTAAGGCGGAAATTGGGgcattaagaaaaaaatcagtCAAG ACAGTTCTGAAAATTAGTGCCAGAGGTCTCAATTCACAACCATTTTCAAAGTCAAGCTCCATGTCAAATGTGCACAAATGCACCTCTCGAGTTGCAATTCCATATAAAAGGCTGGAGGATGTTAGTACCTCTTCCCTGTCAAAATATGCAACATCAGATATTTCAGCTGAGCAACCTCATCAAAAGGAAGTTGTTTCTAGTAGTAATGGCAGCTTAGATACACCTGAATGTTCAATTGCCAGGAGGAAATCTTATCGTAGGAAGTCTTTTACGTGTTTACTGATGGCAAGGTCAAAG TTTCTCAAGGAGCAATGTGGAAGTGTAAAGCTGGAAAATTTGTCAAACATTTACGATAATTGCAATCATCTTGAAGTTACTGAATATGTTGATGACATCTATCTGTATTATTGGGTTATAGAG GCTCAGAATCAGCCTATCAAAAACTACATGGAGATTCAGAAGGAAATAACACCCCAAATGCGTGGCATATTGATCAACTGGCTTATTGAA GTTcatttgaaatttgatttgatGCAAGAAGCTCTATTTCTTATGGTTACACTACTGGACTACTACTTATCGTTAGTGAGGGTCAAGAAGAACGATCTGCAGCTAGTTGGCCTTACTTCACTGTTTTTGGCATCAAAATATGAAGACCTTTGGCATCCGAGG ATCATAGACTTACTAAGCATATCTGGGGAGTCATATACTAGAGATCAAATGCTGGATATG atgagatggACACACACTTCAACATGGTATCTCATGATATCAGAGCACGCAAAGGTCCTAAGATCGAATCTCACCGCTACCCAAATCAAAAAGAATTTCCACGTGCTTGACCCATGA